GCCGCTCGTCTCCAAGGTCGCCAAGGAGGAGGTCGGCGGTCCCCGCCGCGTCGCCATCCTCGGCCGCCCGAACGTCGGCAAGTCGAGCCTGCTCAACAAGGCTGCGGGCGAGGAGCGCGTGGTCGTCAACGAGCTCGCCGGCACCACGCGCGATCCCGTCGACGAGCAGGTGGAGATCGCCGGCAAGGTGTGGCGCTTCGTCGACACCGCCGGCATCCGCCGCCGCATGCACCTCGCCCAGGGCGCCGACTTCTACGCGTCGCTCCGCACGAGCGCGGCACTGGAGAAGGCGGAGGTCGCGGTCGTCATGATCGACGTCTCCGAGGTCATCAGCGAGCAGGACATCCGCATCATCGAGCTGGTGCTCGAGTCGGGCCGCGCGCTCGTGCTGGCGTTCAACAAGTGGGACCTCCTCGACGACGAGCGTCGCCGCTACCTCGAGCGCGAGATCGAGACCGACCTCGCGCACGTGTCGTGGGCGCCGCGCGTCAACATCTCGGCGCGCACCGGCCGCCACATGGAGAAGCTCGTGCCGGCGCTCGAGACGGCGCTGGAGTCGTGGGACACCCGCATCGCGACGGGCAAGTTCAACGCGTTCCTCGCCGAGCTCACCGCGGCGCACCCGCACCCCGTGCGCGGCGGCAAGCAGCCGCGCATCCTGTTCGGCACGCAGGCCTCGAGCCGTCCGCCGACATTCGTGCTCTTCACGACCGGGTACCTCGACCCGCAGTACCGCCGCTACATCCAGCGCCGCCTGCGCGAGATCTACGGCTTCGAGGGCAGCCCGATCATCGTCAACATGCGCG
The nucleotide sequence above comes from Clavibacter sp. B3I6. Encoded proteins:
- the der gene encoding ribosome biogenesis GTPase Der: MADHDDDFPELDSGLSERLSSIDEELAAQRAQTLRAGLEDYELEDEDLEVLESATDDPDQVTYLPALPVLAVVGRPNVGKSALINRILGRREAVVEDTPGVTRDRVSYKAEYAGRWFTLVDTGGWEPDAKGINASVAMQAEIAMDLADAVLFVVDANVGATSTDEHVVRLLRKTKKTVILAANKVDDARQEPNAATLWSLGLGEPHPVSALHGRGVADLLDLVLKTLPLVSKVAKEEVGGPRRVAILGRPNVGKSSLLNKAAGEERVVVNELAGTTRDPVDEQVEIAGKVWRFVDTAGIRRRMHLAQGADFYASLRTSAALEKAEVAVVMIDVSEVISEQDIRIIELVLESGRALVLAFNKWDLLDDERRRYLEREIETDLAHVSWAPRVNISARTGRHMEKLVPALETALESWDTRIATGKFNAFLAELTAAHPHPVRGGKQPRILFGTQASSRPPTFVLFTTGYLDPQYRRYIQRRLREIYGFEGSPIIVNMRVREKRKR